The region ACGATGGATGGTCGATCATCATCTACACAGCTTTTCTCAGCTCACGCCAACACATATCGAGAAACTACTGCAATCAGTCGCGACTAAAGATGGCACTGCACTTTCGCAAGCTACGGTCAACTCATGGCGCCGACTATTAGAAGAGGCGTGGCTCACACGAACAAAGAGTTGGCCAGGCCTTTCCTTCAACCCAGCGACTCATGTCACACTGCGCCATTGGAGCAGAGCTGGACGCAAGCAATTACGCTGGCAACCTCTGGACCAACGACTAGCAATAGAATTGCTCAAAGACGCAATGAAATGGACCGAAGTGGCCCCACCAATTCTAGGTCCTATTATAAGAAGAATCTGGCAGACCAGGACGGAATCCAGCAAGCTTTCGAAGGCGCAATTCTCGATTTTGAACGCGCCACTCATGCAAGATCTAGCACATACCCCCGAATTTTCATCGCTCCGCGAACTCATGAACGAAAAGGATGCAACACCAACATTCCTCGTTCAAGAGGCTCTACGGCTGACTCAAGCTGCCACGTTAATACAAATACTATTCTTATGTGGCACTAGGATCAGTGAGGCAGCCAGTCTCCCGCTGGGTTCGCTCATGACAACCACCCATAGCGACGGCTTCGAATACACGTACATAACTGGCAAGCTAGCCAAGTCAAGCGGACGTCCCCATCGTTGGATTGCTCCGCCGACCGTTCGAGAAGCCATCGATAGTTTAGAAAACCTCTACAGCTTTGTTTCTCCTGAGCACCGAACTGGATTATTTCTACGACTCAGTTTGAATGGCACTATCCCCCGTCAAGTTGAAAACATTCACCAAATGACCGCTACTGCGGCCGCGCGCCTAGCCAAGGAGTTCGCTAGGTCACCGACAAGAGAAAAGCCTATTCCTCTAAGCGTGCGGTTTCATAGCCACCAAGGCAGAAAGACATTCGCGCGCTTTGTAGCTACCCGAGATAGAAACGCCTTAGGCGCACTATCAGCCCAATACGGACACATTCACAGTGGCATCACGGATAGATCGTATGTCGGGTACGACATAGAGTTAGCCGAGCTTCTCTCTCTGGCGGAACAAGAAGATCTAACAATACGTCTGACGGAGCTACTCTCCGCAAAGACGATTGGAGGAAAAGCCGGGTCGAGAATTCTCGACCTGATGAAGCATGTGGATCAAGCACCCAAATTCAGAGGAAAACGAGCCCTACATAACCTAGCGGAAAAACTCATTTCAAGTGGCACAAAATTGGTACCGTGTAATTGGGGCTACTGCTTATATGTCGAACACCTTTCGGCTTGCAAAGGAACCAAACACGGCCCGGATGAGGTCCGAAGAGCGCCGGATGTCTGCGCAAAATGCAGCAATTTTTCAGTAACTGAGCGCCAAGCGGAATGGTGGAGCGAGCGATATGCTAAAGATGAGGAAATCCTGAAAAGAGCAGATCTTCCAGAGCAAACACGGGCCGTAATAGAACAGCGTTTAAACACCACGGCATCTGTCATTCACCAGCTTGGCCGCCGAAAAGAACGAGAGATAATGTGAAATCTATTCAGAAAGCCGAAGCAGCGTTGGCCCTGCTGATCCACGAAGGGTCGAGCATCTCCTTACTAAAGATCTGCCGAATGGCAAACATAAATCGCTCAAACATTTACGAAAACCATCCCGAGTTCGTCGCTCGCCTTCAATCACTACAGAATGCGTGTGCTCAAAATAATAACAAAAAATTACAGACCAATCGACGGCCCGCGTATGACAGAGCCCGCAAAAAGGATCAGATTGACCTGCAAGCTCAAAACAGAGCGCTTCTCCTACTTTGTGTGCGATTGAAAAATGAGATAGAAGATCTTCGCGAGCAGGTAGACACTCTATGCCAGTCAGATGCTCCTCGAGGCTAGCACGTCAGCCTTGCGCCATATTGGCGTAGAGGAAAACAACATGAACTCCTACACAAACAGCGCATCTGCAATAAAAACAACCTCTCACCGTCAAGCATGATTGCTCAATACTTGGGATTTTAAGAAACTGAGTATTCGAAAAACAATTCGCAGTTCACGCATCGCGTCTTGCACTCATAGCGACAAGCCGAAATAGCCGGAAGCTTCACAAATCTTTTGCATCAATATCATCTGAATCCTTCTGACTCTAGGCGTGAACACTAGCGGACTGGATTCAGAACATTCGAATCAGACGTCGCCTCTAGAAATACAGACTTCACTCGAAGCTCGGTCATACCCACTACGTATATTTCTAAGATAAAGTCGCGTCCATCTCCCTGTGCTTTCCACTACTTGTTTGACATCATGATCTGGAGAGCACTCAAGCTTAGTCCATTGCTCCTCGACCCTTTCCAATCCAAGTGCAACTGATGCGTCGAGAAGTTGATGAAAGCTTGGGACAAGTAGCATTCTCGTAAGAATAGTGTGAGCCATTTGACTGACGGTCGCAGTCGGATTCGCCCAGGCAAACCCCCTATAGTGGTCTACGAATAAGCTCATACGATGGATTCTTTCAAGTGCAGAAAGGGTGCGCATCATCCAGGTCTCTCACAGCGTGCAATTAGCGCATGCGCTAGCACCGATCCACTCAGTATCAGAGATTGCGAAGGAAAACCGAGGCAGTTTTCGATTATCGCCCCCTGCGATCTGTCGCAATGGCCAAGCGCAAGGTCTCCGACTAGAGAAGCAAGCGCTCGTCTGCATCAGCAACTCTGCCGGGACTTTTAGCGGAAGTCTTACACATCGATACGCAAGTACTCGTGCGCATTAAAGATTATTGGTACCGCGGCCGGAGTAGCGGCGAGCCCACCAAACTTAGCCAAGCTGATGCAAACGGCGAAATCGCGGGCTCGCTTTTGGGTTCCTGCTGATTCGCACTCTCGGTAAAATAAATAATTGAAAAACCGAATGCTTTATGCTCTTTAAGCTCTCCCACAGCCTTGTGTAGATCGAGCGAAAGAGCAGGCACATCGCCCATGCTTAGTAGCACCCATTCACCAATCTCTTGCTCAACATTGAGTCGGGTCCATAGCCGCTTGGGCACCGACCCCGGGCGTACTAGGTCGACAATATCGCGTCGGCGAATGACTATACGCCTTCCGGCGATATTCAACCCAGTAAAAAAACCTTTTTCACCATAGGCACCTAAATCCCCGATAGTTGAGCGAAGAAACCCTGCTCGGCTAGTTCTCGAGTCCGTAACTGCTGGAGAGATGCAGTAGCACTCAGCCCAATCGCATATCGTCGGGCATAAATACGCACCAACATTCGCGGAGAGATTGGCAGCATCTATCACGATGGATTTAATATTCGCACGACGGAGTAAATCCGCATCCGCCGGTATTATCCCACCCTTTGCGATCAACATGTAAGCTAGTGGGCCGCGTCCGTATGCCCAATTTCTTAGGCCGGGAATCCGCGGATCAACACATTGTGCAATAGTCGCCGAGGACACGATTGGCTCCACTTGGTCGAATGCGTCCACCAACCGCTTGGCTAAATAGGTCGAAACATCGGCAGCGAGTTCCTTCGCGAAACTAATATGTTCGGCCGCGATTTCGTCCCGCTGCAGGTTAATGGGAAACCTACCATCAGGGTCGTACACTACAAGCGCGGGAGTCGACACGCGGATAATTCCCAAGGACGGTGACACTAGCGGCTCAGCAGAATAAGGGCCTTGGCAGATATATATACCATTGCAGATGACCGAATTATCCCCACCGGCCCCGCCCCATCCTTCCAAGGCTTCATAACTCCAAAGAACGTCGTCAAATCCCTCTGCATCAATTCGACGCCACGCAGTACCGTCTAGGCTCGCATCGCATGCGGGGACTGTATATTCTTGAGCCAAATCCCCCTCACCGAGGGCTGGAGCATTGCGCCTCACACTCGGCTGCGCTAAACAGTACCAGTCCCATTGCTTGTGCTCTATGTGTAAAGCTCGCGTAGTACTTTCGTTAAGCGATATTTCGATTCGTGTTCCGTGATGAAAGCTACAATAACTAACTTCGAGTGACTCGTCGCCCTGAGTGCAGGTAAAAGTGATTGCGCTATCTGGCGATGATGTTATATGTCGAGTAGTTACTCTGATTTGTGGACCGAGCAAGAAAGCAGCCAACAGGCCAATTCCGAAGCGCCCAGTTCTATGAATGCTCGAGTGGCCATCGACAATATGATTTTTTCGCCACAGATCGCTACTGCGAAAAGATGCGCCGACATTTAGGAAATAGTTTTCGACAATAGAAGGTGTCATGCCTATCCCATGATCCTCGACGACAAGAGTTCCTGTGTTGTCGTCGTTTTCTATGAGAGTAACTACAACATTTTCTGCAGGCGTAGAAGTCACTGGGATCACGCCTTTGGCAATCAGGTCTTCCCGCTCTAGGCAAGCATCTACGGCGTTCTGGACAAGTTCCCGGATACCGACTTCAGGTTTAGCGCCGTAGAGCGGAGCCACTAACAAATCCATCAACTCCGCGCTAGCAGTACGAAAGCGGAAATCCTGAGGAATGTATGACGGCTTACGCGTCAGCTCAAATTGTGCTGGATTGTCCAAGTTGGATCGAATTCTGCGGATTCCGATACCCAATTGCCGGAATGCGTCAAAGCGACCATATATTTCGCCGAGGACGGCCCAACAATGATCCAACTCAAGCTGTATATCTGAGAGCAAACGCCTCATTGCGATAAATGTCTTAGCTGACTCGGGATTCGCGTCAACAAAAATCGCTTCCGGATCATCATGAGCTTGATTAATTTCTTGCACTGAAAGGTGCTTCTTCCACTCTCCACGAGAAACAGGGCTTGCAAGATTTTTTAGATGAAGCATCTTGCCTGGAGCACGAGCAGAGTGAATCTGAAGGTAATCAGCTATCCTTAAGGTCGCCATTATAAAAGGAACCTTACAATTCATGTGAACGCGTCGTTTCTGCAACTCCAATTTGTCCACAGCGGCGCGCAGACCCATGTTATGACTGCGTGCAACGAACCCCGCTAGGTCTAGAATCGGCCTGTGATCGGCGCTACCGAACGTGAGGCTATGACTTGGCCCAGGAATGCCCCCCAGAGCAATTTCGTGGGCCAACCTGGCGTGGTGGCGCCGTAAAAACTCACCAATCAGAAGCCTATGTTTATAAGTCAGCTCTAACTTAT is a window of Bordetella sp. N DNA encoding:
- a CDS encoding tyrosine-type recombinase/integrase, with protein sequence MFGVDLIVKVDDATWVLHNRQLREGEVFLNWNSMPYAGTERSDGLIDEAKAFILQIIKRLEERIPSIAALPIKLRFMRLRKIVRWMVDHHLHSFSQLTPTHIEKLLQSVATKDGTALSQATVNSWRRLLEEAWLTRTKSWPGLSFNPATHVTLRHWSRAGRKQLRWQPLDQRLAIELLKDAMKWTEVAPPILGPIIRRIWQTRTESSKLSKAQFSILNAPLMQDLAHTPEFSSLRELMNEKDATPTFLVQEALRLTQAATLIQILFLCGTRISEAASLPLGSLMTTTHSDGFEYTYITGKLAKSSGRPHRWIAPPTVREAIDSLENLYSFVSPEHRTGLFLRLSLNGTIPRQVENIHQMTATAAARLAKEFARSPTREKPIPLSVRFHSHQGRKTFARFVATRDRNALGALSAQYGHIHSGITDRSYVGYDIELAELLSLAEQEDLTIRLTELLSAKTIGGKAGSRILDLMKHVDQAPKFRGKRALHNLAEKLISSGTKLVPCNWGYCLYVEHLSACKGTKHGPDEVRRAPDVCAKCSNFSVTERQAEWWSERYAKDEEILKRADLPEQTRAVIEQRLNTTASVIHQLGRRKEREIM
- a CDS encoding ATP-binding protein, with translation MSMKLPTRFNELLARDHGLNSLVLNALTLVEPWATDNKTVFFPEYTDHSLKHLEEVLLTAEGLILDESWPNLSSEDAAVLVLSVLLHDCALHLSEEGFFSLINGTYRSAISVYIPSEVGWPELWEVFFAEAKRFDQRRLMALFGDTTPVASLPNNKLELTYKHRLLIGEFLRRHHARLAHEIALGGIPGPSHSLTFGSADHRPILDLAGFVARSHNMGLRAAVDKLELQKRRVHMNCKVPFIMATLRIADYLQIHSARAPGKMLHLKNLASPVSRGEWKKHLSVQEINQAHDDPEAIFVDANPESAKTFIAMRRLLSDIQLELDHCWAVLGEIYGRFDAFRQLGIGIRRIRSNLDNPAQFELTRKPSYIPQDFRFRTASAELMDLLVAPLYGAKPEVGIRELVQNAVDACLEREDLIAKGVIPVTSTPAENVVVTLIENDDNTGTLVVEDHGIGMTPSIVENYFLNVGASFRSSDLWRKNHIVDGHSSIHRTGRFGIGLLAAFLLGPQIRVTTRHITSSPDSAITFTCTQGDESLEVSYCSFHHGTRIEISLNESTTRALHIEHKQWDWYCLAQPSVRRNAPALGEGDLAQEYTVPACDASLDGTAWRRIDAEGFDDVLWSYEALEGWGGAGGDNSVICNGIYICQGPYSAEPLVSPSLGIIRVSTPALVVYDPDGRFPINLQRDEIAAEHISFAKELAADVSTYLAKRLVDAFDQVEPIVSSATIAQCVDPRIPGLRNWAYGRGPLAYMLIAKGGIIPADADLLRRANIKSIVIDAANLSANVGAYLCPTICDWAECYCISPAVTDSRTSRAGFLRSTIGDLGAYGEKGFFTGLNIAGRRIVIRRRDIVDLVRPGSVPKRLWTRLNVEQEIGEWVLLSMGDVPALSLDLHKAVGELKEHKAFGFSIIYFTESANQQEPKSEPAISPFASAWLSLVGSPLLRPRYQ